A window from Oncorhynchus mykiss isolate Arlee chromosome 9, USDA_OmykA_1.1, whole genome shotgun sequence encodes these proteins:
- the lamtor5 gene encoding ragulator complex protein LAMTOR5 produces the protein MESTLELHLDDTMKNPAIIGVLCTDQQGHILGCRGSLSDEHGGVVSVLARQVASLTKDPTDSPTVCLESDSGNILVRAHGTITVAVHKMSS, from the exons ATGGAGTCGACCCTCGAGCTACATCTTGATGATAC CATGAAAAATCCAGCCATTATCGGAGTTCTCTGCACCGACCAACAGGGACATATTCTAGGCT GTCGTGGCTCTCTGTCTGATGAGCATGGTGGAGTGGTGTCTGTACTGGCCAGACAGGTAGCCTCTCTCACCAAAGACCCTACAGACAGCCCCACAGTGTGTCTGGAGTCAGATTCAGG GAATATTCTAGTGAGAGCACATGGAACCATCACAGTAGCTGTTCATAAGATGTCGTCATGA